In Candidatus Roseilinea sp., one DNA window encodes the following:
- the rfbC-2 gene encoding dTDP-4-dehydrorhamnose 3,5-epimerase, producing the protein MGIRVTKTNLDGVLVIEPDVFCDARGFFLESYNKREFAAWGITHEFVQDNHSRSVHKVLRGLHFQDMSAPQTKLVRCTLGRILDVAVDLRVGSPTFAQWVGIELSPDNARQLLVPVGFAHGFAVLSEVAEVQYKCDAYYAPAAEGVVLWNDPDIGIRWPFDDPILSKRDQAGMSLKDYLAAPRFFYTAGAEGRRSDQSTRDNYGQRSSIGE; encoded by the coding sequence ATGGGCATTCGTGTTACGAAGACGAATCTAGACGGCGTGTTGGTGATCGAGCCAGACGTATTTTGCGATGCGCGAGGGTTTTTCCTCGAAAGCTACAACAAGCGTGAGTTCGCTGCCTGGGGCATCACGCACGAGTTCGTCCAGGACAACCATTCGCGCTCGGTGCACAAAGTGCTGCGCGGGCTGCACTTTCAAGACATGTCGGCGCCGCAAACGAAGTTGGTGCGCTGCACGCTCGGTCGCATCCTCGATGTGGCGGTGGACCTGCGGGTGGGTTCGCCGACATTTGCGCAGTGGGTCGGCATAGAGCTATCACCGGATAACGCGCGGCAATTGCTGGTGCCGGTCGGCTTCGCGCATGGCTTTGCCGTGCTGTCCGAAGTCGCCGAGGTGCAATACAAATGCGATGCTTACTACGCTCCGGCGGCGGAGGGCGTGGTGCTGTGGAACGATCCGGACATCGGCATCCGGTGGCCGTTCGATGATCCGATCCTCTCCAAGCGCGACCAAGCGGGCATGTCGCTCAAGGACTACTTGGCCGCGCCGAGGTTTTTCTACACCGCCGGGGCCGAAGGACGCCGGAGCGATCAGAGTACTCGCGACAATTACGGCCAGCGCTCTTCTATTGGAGAGTGA